A section of the Falco rusticolus isolate bFalRus1 chromosome Z, bFalRus1.pri, whole genome shotgun sequence genome encodes:
- the CZH9orf40 gene encoding uncharacterized protein C9orf40 homolog isoform X2 codes for MAKRRAEPLVYHVPVKRLLREPSPPSVSAPERRPRGEVAGAGPAAPKRKLEEAEAPPSKRPGLRGSSSRGEPGDAGGRRRRRGGTAPPQDERSAEGGAGGRVKERAAAAEQEDDFCQYNSFLYWRSPLPAVDLSDIQSRDGETPEAKTLSRTDTMETEMET; via the exons ATGGCGAAGCGGCGCGCGGAGCCGTTAGTATATCACGTGCCCGTCAAGCGGCTCCTGCGCGAGCCGTCGCCGCCTTCCGTCTCCGCGCCCGAGCGGCGACCCCGGGGCGAAGTGGCGggcgccggcccggccgccccgaAGCGGAAGCTGGAGGAGGCCGAGGCGCCGCCGAGCAAGcggcccgggctgcgggggagcagctcccgCGGGGAGCCGGGGGACGCGGGCGGCAGGCGGCGACGGCGCGGCGGGACCGCGCCGCCCCAGGACGAGCGGTCGGCGGAGGGAGGCGCCGGCGGCCGGGTCAAGGAACGGGCCGCCGCGGCTGAG caagaagACGACTTCTGTCAGTATAACTCATTCCTATACTGGAGATCACCATTGCCTGCTGTTGATTTGTCTGATATTCAGAGCCGAGATGGAGAGACCCCGGAAGCTAAAACCCTTTCAAGGACTGATACTATGGAGACTGAAATGGAGACCTGA
- the CZH9orf40 gene encoding uncharacterized protein C9orf40 homolog isoform X1 — translation MAKRRAEPLVYHVPVKRLLREPSPPSVSAPERRPRGEVAGAGPAAPKRKLEEAEAPPSKRPGLRGSSSRGEPGDAGGRRRRRGGTAPPQDERSAEGGAGGRVKERAAAAEKQRFQLHPTHSEKPVGKGLSGVRLNSVSLRPCPHRKAWLEVWRVYFDGVSFV, via the exons ATGGCGAAGCGGCGCGCGGAGCCGTTAGTATATCACGTGCCCGTCAAGCGGCTCCTGCGCGAGCCGTCGCCGCCTTCCGTCTCCGCGCCCGAGCGGCGACCCCGGGGCGAAGTGGCGggcgccggcccggccgccccgaAGCGGAAGCTGGAGGAGGCCGAGGCGCCGCCGAGCAAGcggcccgggctgcgggggagcagctcccgCGGGGAGCCGGGGGACGCGGGCGGCAGGCGGCGACGGCGCGGCGGGACCGCGCCGCCCCAGGACGAGCGGTCGGCGGAGGGAGGCGCCGGCGGCCGGGTCAAGGAACGGGCCGCCGCGGCTGAG AAGCAGCGCTTCCAGCTTCACCCCACACACTCCGAAAAACCGGTAGGAAAAGGCCTCTCAGGAGTTCGCCTTAACTCAGTTTCTCTTCGGCCATGTCCCCATCGGAAGGCGTGGTTGGAAGTTTGGAGGGTTTATTTTGATGGAGTCTCTTTCGTTTGA